In a single window of the Streptomyces sp. HUAS ZL42 genome:
- a CDS encoding DJ-1/PfpI family protein, whose product MQIAIVLFDRFTALDAVGPYETLGRLPDAETVFVAERTGPVRTDTGNLALTADRTFAEVPSPDIVVVPGGPGQTPQMENETLLAWLRTADTASTWTTSVCTGSLLLAAAGLLEGRRATSHWLALDYLKRFGAEPTGERVVIDGKYVTAAGVSSGIDMGLTLLGRIAGDEHAQAVQLLTEYDPQPPYDAGSPQKAPAHLVEEFRAKSRFILT is encoded by the coding sequence ATGCAGATCGCCATCGTCCTGTTCGACCGCTTCACCGCCCTGGACGCCGTCGGCCCGTACGAGACCCTCGGCCGGCTGCCGGACGCGGAGACCGTCTTCGTCGCCGAGCGGACCGGCCCCGTGCGCACGGACACCGGCAACCTCGCCCTCACCGCCGACAGGACGTTCGCCGAGGTGCCGAGCCCCGACATCGTGGTCGTGCCGGGCGGCCCCGGCCAGACCCCGCAGATGGAGAACGAGACCCTCCTGGCGTGGCTGCGCACCGCCGACACCGCCAGCACCTGGACGACCTCGGTGTGCACCGGCTCCCTGCTGCTCGCCGCCGCCGGGCTCCTCGAGGGCCGCCGCGCGACCTCGCACTGGCTCGCGCTGGACTACCTGAAGCGGTTCGGCGCCGAGCCCACGGGGGAGCGTGTCGTCATCGACGGCAAGTACGTCACCGCGGCGGGCGTCTCGTCCGGCATTGACATGGGTCTCACCCTGCTCGGCCGGATCGCGGGCGACGAACACGCCCAGGCCGTGCAACTGCTGACCGAGTACGACCCGCAGCCGCCCTACGACGCCGGGTCGCCGCAGAAGGCGCCCGCGCACCTCGTCGAGGAGTTCCGGGCCAAGAGCCGGTTCATCCTGACGTAG
- a CDS encoding Tex family protein: MTTPLVGSIEGRIAEELGVRERQVKAAVELLDGGSTVPFIARYRKEATEMLDDAQLRTIEERLRYLRELEERRTAILESVREQGKLTEELETQIRGAETKARLEDIYLPYKPKRRTKAQIAREAGLEPLAEGLLGDASVEPLAAAAAFVDADKGVADPQAALDGARAILTERFSEDADLIGELRERMWVRGRLAAKVRDGKEEAGAKFADYFDFAEPFTELPSHRILAMLRGEKEEVLDLVLEPEEPTEGPSSFEGIVASKFGIADRGRPADKWLTDTVRWAWRTRILVHLGIDLRLRLRTAAEDEAVNVFAANLRDLLLAAPAGTRATLGLDPGFRTGVKVAVVDATGKVVATDVIYPHVPANKWDEAIARLARLAKEHAVELIAIGNGTASRETDKLAGELITRHPELKLTKVMVSEAGASVYSASAFASQELPDMDVSLRGAVSIARRLQDPLAELVKIDPKSIGVGQYQHDLSEVKLSRSLDAVVEDCVNGVGVDVNTASAPLLARVSGITSGLAENIVAHRDSNGPFTSRSQLKNVARLGPKAYEQCAGFLRIRGGDDPLDASSVHPEAYPVVRRMVKTSGQEVAALIGNSGVLRSLKPGDFVDETFGLPTVTDILKELEKPGRDPRPAFKTATFKEGVEKISDLSSGMVLEGVVTNVAAFGAFVDVGVHQDGLVHVSAMSKTFVKDPRDVVKPGDIVKVKVLDVDIPRKRISLTLRLDDEAAPQGGQPSGGGRQQRGGRAPQQRQGGRGGAGGGSRQAPPPANSAMADALRRAGLLDPKKGRG, encoded by the coding sequence GTGACGACACCCCTCGTAGGGTCCATCGAAGGCAGGATCGCCGAGGAGCTCGGCGTACGGGAGCGGCAGGTCAAGGCTGCCGTGGAGCTGCTCGACGGCGGTTCGACGGTGCCCTTCATCGCCCGCTACCGCAAGGAAGCGACGGAGATGCTCGACGACGCGCAGCTGCGCACGATCGAGGAGCGGCTGCGCTATCTGCGGGAGCTGGAGGAGCGCCGGACCGCGATCCTGGAGTCGGTCCGCGAGCAGGGCAAGCTCACCGAGGAGCTGGAGACGCAGATCCGGGGCGCCGAGACCAAGGCGCGGCTCGAGGACATCTATCTGCCCTACAAGCCGAAGCGGCGGACCAAGGCGCAGATCGCCCGTGAGGCAGGGCTCGAGCCGCTCGCCGAGGGGCTGCTCGGCGACGCGAGCGTCGAACCCCTCGCCGCGGCCGCCGCGTTCGTCGACGCCGACAAGGGCGTGGCCGATCCGCAGGCCGCGCTCGACGGCGCCCGGGCGATCCTGACCGAGCGGTTCTCCGAGGACGCCGACCTGATCGGCGAGCTGCGCGAGCGCATGTGGGTGCGCGGGCGCCTCGCCGCCAAGGTGCGCGACGGCAAGGAGGAGGCCGGCGCCAAGTTCGCCGACTACTTCGACTTCGCCGAGCCGTTCACCGAGCTGCCCTCGCACCGGATCCTGGCGATGCTGCGCGGTGAGAAGGAGGAGGTCCTCGACCTCGTCCTGGAACCGGAGGAGCCCACCGAGGGTCCGTCGTCGTTCGAGGGGATCGTCGCGTCGAAGTTCGGGATCGCCGACCGCGGCCGGCCCGCCGACAAGTGGCTGACGGACACGGTCCGCTGGGCGTGGCGCACCCGCATCCTGGTCCACCTCGGCATCGACCTGCGTCTGCGGCTGCGTACGGCCGCCGAGGACGAGGCGGTCAACGTGTTCGCGGCGAACCTGCGGGACCTGCTGCTCGCCGCGCCGGCCGGCACGCGCGCGACGCTGGGCCTGGACCCCGGTTTCCGTACGGGTGTGAAGGTGGCCGTGGTGGACGCGACCGGCAAGGTCGTCGCCACGGACGTCATCTACCCGCACGTCCCGGCGAACAAGTGGGACGAGGCGATCGCCAGGCTGGCGCGGCTGGCGAAGGAGCACGCGGTCGAACTGATCGCGATCGGCAACGGCACGGCGTCCCGCGAGACCGACAAGCTCGCGGGTGAACTGATCACCAGGCACCCGGAGTTGAAGCTCACCAAGGTGATGGTGTCCGAGGCGGGCGCCTCCGTGTACTCGGCCTCCGCCTTCGCCTCCCAGGAGCTGCCCGACATGGACGTGTCGCTGCGCGGCGCGGTGTCCATCGCGCGCCGGCTGCAGGACCCGCTGGCCGAGCTGGTGAAGATCGACCCGAAGTCGATCGGTGTCGGCCAGTACCAGCACGACCTGTCCGAGGTGAAGCTGTCGCGTTCGCTGGACGCGGTGGTGGAGGACTGTGTGAACGGCGTGGGCGTCGACGTGAACACGGCGTCGGCCCCGTTGCTCGCCCGCGTCTCCGGGATCACCTCCGGGCTGGCGGAGAACATCGTGGCGCACCGGGACTCGAACGGCCCCTTCACCTCGCGCTCGCAGCTGAAGAACGTGGCGCGGCTGGGTCCGAAGGCGTACGAGCAGTGCGCGGGCTTCCTGCGGATCCGCGGCGGTGACGACCCGCTGGACGCGTCCAGCGTGCACCCGGAGGCGTATCCGGTCGTACGGCGGATGGTGAAGACGTCCGGGCAGGAGGTGGCCGCGCTCATCGGCAACTCGGGCGTGCTGCGGTCGCTGAAGCCGGGCGACTTCGTGGACGAGACGTTCGGTCTGCCGACCGTGACCGACATCCTCAAGGAGCTGGAGAAGCCCGGGCGCGACCCGCGGCCCGCCTTCAAGACGGCCACCTTCAAGGAGGGCGTGGAGAAGATCTCCGACCTGTCGTCCGGGATGGTCCTGGAGGGCGTCGTGACGAACGTGGCGGCCTTCGGGGCGTTCGTCGACGTCGGCGTCCACCAGGACGGCCTGGTGCACGTCTCCGCGATGTCGAAGACGTTCGTCAAGGACCCGCGCGACGTGGTCAAGCCGGGTGACATCGTCAAGGTGAAGGTCCTCGACGTCGACATTCCGCGCAAGCGGATCTCGCTGACGCTGCGTCTGGACGACGAGGCGGCTCCGCAGGGCGGACAGCCCTCCGGCGGAGGCCGTCAGCAGCGCGGCGGACGGGCACCGCAGCAGCGACAGGGCGGCCGGGGCGGCGCCGGCGGCGGCTCGCGCCAGGCGCCACCGCCGGCCAACAGCGCGATGGCCGACGCGCTGCGTCGTGCGGGTCTGCTCGACCCGAAGAAGGGCCGGGGCTGA
- a CDS encoding putative glycolipid-binding domain-containing protein, with protein MTTSRVLTWDVTASNGYETTWAEVDGDTLRARGRAVGTTPEPYWITYDLKTTKGFVTRRLQVTSETASRTRTLDLRRDRRGGWTADGVHLPDVDGALDCDLGLCPLTNTMPVLRHGLHLTPGEQEFVMAWVAVPDLAVMPSRQTYTHLASAGGGGRVRFASGDFHSDLEFDADGFVVEYPELARRLEGP; from the coding sequence ATGACCACTTCCCGAGTCCTCACCTGGGACGTCACGGCGAGCAACGGCTACGAGACCACCTGGGCCGAGGTCGACGGCGACACCCTGCGCGCCCGTGGCCGCGCGGTCGGGACGACCCCGGAGCCGTACTGGATCACGTACGACCTCAAGACCACCAAGGGCTTCGTGACGCGGCGGTTGCAGGTCACGTCCGAGACCGCGTCCCGGACCCGCACGCTCGACCTGCGGCGTGATCGCCGGGGCGGCTGGACGGCCGACGGGGTGCACCTGCCGGACGTCGACGGCGCCCTCGACTGCGACCTGGGGCTGTGTCCGCTCACCAACACGATGCCGGTGCTGCGCCACGGACTTCATCTCACGCCCGGCGAGCAGGAGTTCGTGATGGCGTGGGTGGCGGTGCCGGACCTGGCGGTCATGCCCTCCCGGCAGACCTACACCCACCTCGCAAGCGCCGGCGGCGGCGGACGGGTCCGCTTCGCCTCCGGCGACTTCCACAGCGACCTGGAGTTCGACGCGGACGGGTTCGTCGTCGAATATCCGGAGCTGGCGCGGCGACTGGAAGGGCCCTAG
- a CDS encoding ABC-F family ATP-binding cassette domain-containing protein, with translation MTATLVAKNLAAGHGDRSLFTGLDLVVAPGDVIGLVGANGAGKSTLLRMLAGLAVPEQGELRLSPPTAVVGHLPQEPERRPGETVREFLARRTGVAAAQRAMDEATQGLVDGTPGADDAYATSLERWLGLGGADLDERAQEVADSLGLGVDLDQPMTSLSGGQAARAGLASLLLSRYDVFLLDEPTNDLDLDGLERLERFVSGLRAGTVVVSHDREFLTRTVTKVLELDLAQRQVNLFGGGYEAYLEERDTARRHARDDYEEYADKKAALQERAQTQRAWMDKGVKNARRKAGNDNDKIGRKFRSEASEKQAAKARQTQRMIERLEVVEEPRKEWELRMEIAAAPRSGAVVATLRDAEVRRGDFVLGPVSLQIDWADRVAVTGANGAGKSTLLGALLGRVPLDAGQAALGSGVLVGEVDQARRLFHGPEFLLEAFCAAVPDTEPVEVRTLLAKFGLKSDHVLRPAATLSPGERTRAALALLQGRGVNLLVLDEPTNHLDLPAIEQLESALDAYEGTLLLVTHDRRMLDAVHVTRRLEVADGKVTER, from the coding sequence ATGACTGCCACCCTCGTCGCCAAGAACCTCGCCGCCGGTCACGGCGACCGCTCCCTCTTCACCGGGCTCGACCTCGTCGTCGCGCCCGGTGATGTGATCGGGCTCGTCGGTGCCAACGGGGCCGGCAAATCGACGCTGCTGCGCATGCTCGCCGGGCTGGCCGTGCCCGAGCAGGGCGAACTCAGGCTGTCCCCGCCGACGGCGGTCGTGGGGCATCTCCCGCAGGAGCCGGAGCGGCGGCCCGGGGAGACGGTGCGGGAGTTCCTCGCCCGCCGCACCGGCGTCGCCGCGGCGCAGCGCGCGATGGACGAGGCCACGCAGGGCCTCGTCGACGGGACGCCCGGCGCCGACGACGCGTACGCGACGAGCCTGGAGCGCTGGCTCGGCCTCGGCGGCGCCGACCTCGACGAACGCGCGCAGGAGGTCGCCGACTCGCTCGGCCTCGGCGTGGACCTGGACCAGCCGATGACCTCCCTCTCCGGCGGCCAGGCGGCCCGCGCGGGACTCGCCTCCCTGCTGCTGTCCCGCTACGACGTCTTCCTGCTCGACGAGCCGACCAACGACCTCGACCTGGACGGTCTGGAGCGTCTCGAACGCTTCGTCTCCGGCCTGCGCGCGGGCACCGTCGTCGTCAGCCACGACCGCGAGTTCCTCACCCGCACCGTCACCAAGGTCCTCGAACTCGACCTCGCCCAGCGCCAGGTCAATCTCTTCGGCGGCGGCTACGAGGCCTATCTGGAGGAGCGCGACACCGCCCGCCGGCACGCCCGCGACGACTACGAGGAGTACGCCGACAAGAAGGCCGCCCTCCAGGAGCGCGCGCAGACGCAGCGCGCCTGGATGGACAAGGGCGTGAAGAACGCCCGGCGCAAGGCGGGCAACGACAACGACAAGATCGGCCGCAAGTTCCGCAGCGAGGCCAGCGAGAAGCAGGCCGCGAAGGCCCGCCAGACCCAGCGCATGATCGAGCGGCTCGAGGTGGTGGAGGAGCCGCGCAAGGAGTGGGAGCTGCGGATGGAGATCGCCGCGGCCCCCCGTTCGGGCGCGGTCGTGGCCACCCTGCGGGACGCCGAGGTCCGGCGCGGCGACTTCGTCCTCGGCCCCGTGTCCCTGCAGATCGACTGGGCGGACCGGGTCGCGGTGACCGGAGCGAACGGCGCCGGCAAGTCGACGCTGCTCGGTGCGCTCCTCGGCCGTGTCCCGCTCGACGCCGGGCAAGCGGCCCTGGGCTCGGGTGTGCTGGTCGGCGAGGTCGATCAGGCGCGGCGGCTCTTCCACGGCCCGGAGTTCCTGCTGGAGGCGTTCTGCGCGGCGGTCCCCGACACCGAGCCCGTCGAAGTCCGCACCCTCCTGGCCAAGTTCGGCCTGAAGTCGGACCACGTGCTGCGCCCGGCGGCGACGCTCTCACCCGGCGAGCGCACCCGCGCCGCCCTCGCCCTGCTGCAGGGCAGGGGCGTCAACCTCCTCGTCCTCGACGAGCCGACCAACCACCTGGACCTGCCGGCCATCGAACAACTGGAGTCGGCACTCGACGCCTACGAGGGCACCCTCCTCCTGGTCACCCATGACCGCCGCATGCTGGACGCGGTCCACGTGACCCGCCGCCTGGAGGTCGCGGACGGCAAGGTGACGGAGCGCTAG